Part of the Sphaerodactylus townsendi isolate TG3544 linkage group LG10, MPM_Stown_v2.3, whole genome shotgun sequence genome is shown below.
ACAGCCTCTAGACTTCACAATATCTATTTTGTTTGATATACACATAGTAATTTCAAGTgtaccaactcttctcttctactagTACACTTGACTTCTAGCTAAACTTCTAGCTACGATGTTTGAAATGCCATATAAAGAACAGCTTAGCAGGTATGCAAGGCACACATTTTATTTCCCAGCAGCCTGAGAAACGGAAGCCCAAACTGTTCTCCTTTTATTCAACAGTGTTCTGGAGCAATTGGTCTCTTTTCAGGGGGGTGCCGGAATCCTACTTCTGAATGGCTGAATGACGGGTAGGTGAAAGCACAGGAATTTCCAGGGCGTTGCAGTCTTCACTAAGAAAGACCAGGTCCTGTGGAAAAGAGAGGAATGATGAGGCTCCAAAAAGGTTCCCGGGAAAAAACCAAACAGCGCACAATCCACTGGGAAGGTTTCCCACCCAGGCCACATAAAGAGGAAGGGAATAGGTGTGGGAGCAAAGTTATACATTCGTGACTGTGAGTCATGTGTGAAAGGATTGTATGCTTTGTATGCCTTGTATGATTGtatgcctataaaatcactgcttgcagtggtaccccagggtcagatacgactgaaggggaaactctacctttttattaacaaaaatgaaGAGTTGTGAAACCTTCTGGGACCAGAGATACTTGGCTGATGTATTTTCAGAGCTAACACCATTCTCCAGACAACAGTTTGGGCCCTGAAACTTTTCTTCACCTAGCTCAGGCCCACAGTAACATTCTTAACTGCTTGCTCTGAAGAACACTGGCCTCTGAAGCTATTGTGCCATTTTCCTCACAATTTAGCTGTCCATAAAGTCATGCAACAAAAACATACAGCTATGAAAACATATGAATCTATGAGCAACATTTTGATACCACTTTTCCGTattgctagaagaagaaggacAAGGATTAGCCTTACAGGCATACATTCCCAAGATGAATAGACATGGACCGAGGTTTTTTGCTGGAATACGACAGCCTGTGGAAAATTCACCCAGCCGAATTCTGTTGAAATTGATGTACTGGAACCAGGTAAAAACAGAGATGTGGCAAGAAGAAAGCCTACCCTTCTGCAGAAGGAGGTCATGATGGTGTATAGGCTCCGGGCTTTCTCCTTCAGAGCCCCAACTTGGGGCACTTGCCGGCATCGGGGATACGCTACAAACTCTCTCAGCTTTGCCAACACACAGTAATTCTGCAATGAGAAAGGACAAAATGGTTAATAGTGTTTTGTGGTTGGAGTGGGATTGCCAACCCCAGGTGGGAAaattgtgtgtaacagacttccctcggtGATACAAACTGTGTTCTTCTGTGGTTCGTTTCCCTTCGAATGGACTgtcagcaggggcgtaacgaggcaaactgtagccctgggcaaaacctgagttggatgccgccgcgcccccccccccctccggtgggcggccactccaccacaaccaaattttttttgcaccaggacattggtgcatgcagggggtgcatttttagacatatcagcaccaaaattgcaatgtatcatcaggagactgtccttatgctaccccccaagtttggtgaggtttggttcaaggagtccaaagttatggactcccaaagggggtgccccatcccccattgtttccaatgggagctaatagaagatgggggctacagttttgagggtccataacttttttctttcttttggtgccactagcctaaaaactgcaccttctgcaggccaaaaagggaaaaccactaaaaatacccaaaaacaaacccagcattttgatgccccccacaaggtgatgccctgggcagctgcccaccttgcccaatgggcattacgccagtgagtggAGGGTCTGTAGTTGCGACAGTGTATCccttaggtggattctgcatgggccaaaaccagtggtgtgaaatggtgtaaaagggtttacaccattttcacaccattttttttggcccatgcagaatttgTCTTAGACAATTATAAGTTAGGATATGAACTTTCCCCTAGTGAGAAAATGACTGCAGGCCATGCAACTCAGACTGCTACATATAACTTCCCTGGTTACTGAGCATGGAAAAAGGCGCACATTCAACTTCATGGAAGCTGTGAATGACTACAGCAGTCTCTCGCTTTCCTGATCTGCCTTCCAGCAGGaaccacggggggtgggggggaggtcttGTACTGTCAGGGTTACATCCTCCTTGGACAGCCTGAAAAGTGACCGAGCAAACTGCCAAGACCTGTTCCTCAGAGCGGCGACCGTTTGCACTCGCTCCGAGGTTTGCTCTCAGTGGAATAAGGGAATTGTTTTGCACCCCACACTAGGATAAGGCGGCGCGGCTGGATGGAATGACAGCCGGTAGCATTTTGTAACCATTGTGAGCTatttatgaggagaggcagttGAAAAATCTCCTAAATACGGAGAAGACCATCACCCTGCATAGACAACATTACATAACATCCCAATTCCAGATCTCAAGCGAAGATCTTGCAAGGTCTGTGCCTGAGATCTTGGAAAGCAGAGGTTATTGGTGTAATTACTGGGCTGGAGGAACCAAAGGCAAGTCAGCAAAACTGGGCTGCTGCTTGGGAATTTCTGTAGCAGGGAAAGTTTTAAATGAATCAGTAAATTAACAAGACCTTTTGCAGTTCAAAAGCAATCATGGCCAGTTTGTTAGCAGTTCCTCTTCTAAAGTCAATGAAACACACAATTGCATTAAACTGGCTGGCTAATGCAAAAATGAAGCAAACCAAAAATTTTATTGCCCCATTTGCTTATTCTGTCCAGAATTCCGTGCTTGTATTACTTGCTTTAATTGTTGCCTCAGTATAATGGTAATTGACAAATATTGGAAATATCTATTCACTTTGAAGTTAAGCACACAGTTTCAATGGCAGTGATTTAGCCAAGTCACTGAGATTCTGAGGAAACATGAAGGGGGATTAACTCGGGCTGGGCCACAGTCCCTGTGGCTGTTTTCTGAGTGGTGGTGCAGAAATGAGGAAATCACCAAAAAAAGTCTGCTGAGTTCAGaagctttgggtgctgtgtggtttccgggctgtctggccgtgtgctagcagcattctctcctgacgtttcgcctgcatctgtggctgaatgcatcttcagaggatctctgataGTACCTGACCtatctctgatcctctgaagacgccagccacagatgcgggcgaaacgtcaggagagaatgctgctagcacacggccagacagcccggaaaccacacagcaccccagtgattccggccgtgaaagccctcgacaagaCATTCAGAAGCTGTGTTGGTTCAGATGCAAGAAAGCCCTCTTTGTGTTTCCAGCAGCACAGCTTGCTTGCAGTCCACGGAGGCAAATGCACCCCCTCTCTGGGGTTCAGAAGTACCCAGTATTTCtgaacccagccagccagccagccagcttggCATCGtgtgtaagagcaggtggactctattctgttgaaactggtttgttttcctgttcctacacgtgaagccaactgggtgaccttgggctggtcacagttctcgtcaaactctttcagccccacctacctcacgaggtctattgtggggagaggaagggacagcccatttgagtctccttatgggagggaaaggggggtataaatccaaactcgtcttcttcatcTACCTATATGGCTAATTGCCATATGGATTTGGATCTATGGATTTTCCAAACCTATTCCAAAACCTAATCTCTGGATTTCCCAAAACCTGTTTTAAAGCCACCTAAGctgatggctgctgctgctgcatcttgtgacagtgagctTCCCAGGTTCCAGTTCTCCTTATGCCGGGTCTGAAGAACCCCTTTGTTCCCTGAACACTCCGTTCCCTGAACCGAGACCAATTTCTTTTGTTGGCCAAaggaaagatgaagaagaagaagaagaagaagaagaagaagaagaagaagaagaagaagaagaagaagaagaagaagaagaagaagaagaagaagaagaagaagaagagtagttttggatttatatcccccctttctctcctgcaggagactcaaaggggctgacaatctccttgcccttcccccctcacaacaaacaccctgtgaggtaggtggggctgagagagctccgaggaactgtgagtagcccaaggtgacccagctggtgtgtgggggagtgtacaggctaatctgaattccccaga
Proteins encoded:
- the CYTL1 gene encoding cytokine-like protein 1 codes for the protein MRTLPALAVLFGGFLLVSSAPPTCYSRVLSLGKEITESYVNLQKSETADPCVKTLPRLYLDIHNYCVLAKLREFVAYPRCRQVPQVGALKEKARSLYTIMTSFCRRDLVFLSEDCNALEIPVLSPTRHSAIQK